DNA sequence from the Streptomyces sp. HUAS 15-9 genome:
CGGTGTCGAGCGAACGCGCCGACCAGATCTCCCCGGCGAGCTTGATGCGGCCGCCGGAGCCGTCGACGCGTTCCAGTACGACGGCCTGCTTGCCCTTCAACGCATCCACGCCTGTGGCGAGTTGGGGGCGCTGGGCGCTGTGCCGGGCCGCGATGGGCCGTACGACGGCGATGAGGGCGACCGAGACGACCACGAAGGTGAGTACCTGGACGACGACGTCGAAGCCGAGGCCCGCGACGGCCGCGGCCGCGACGGCGCCGACGGCGAACATGCCGAACTCAGGCATCGCCGTGATCACGAGCGGGATTCCGAGCGCCGCAGCGCCGATGAGCCACCACACCCAGGCGTCGATGTCGTTCACATGGTCATGTTAGAACCGCGGACGGTGCCGCGGACAGGGCGCAAAGGGGGTCAGGACAGCGGCAGACCCTGGGCGGTCCAGCGGTCGCCGACCTGCTCCACGACGAGCGGGAGGCCGAAGCAGAGGGAGAGGTTGCGCGAAGTGAGCTCGAGCTCCAGCGGGCCCGCGGCGAGGACCTTGCCCTGGCGGAGCATGAGGACGTGGGTGAAGCCGGGGGCGATCTCCTCGACATGGTGGGTGACCATGATCATGGAGGGGGCGATCGGGTCGCGGGCGAGGCGGCCGAGGCGGCGGACCAGGTCCTCACGGCCGCCGAGGTCGAGGCCGGCGGCGGGCTCGTCCAGCAGGAGCAGTTCGGGGTCGGTCATCAGGGCGCGGGCGATGAGGGTGCGCTTGCGCTCGCCCTCGGAGAGCGTGCCGAACTTGCGCTCCAGGTAGTCGGTCATGCCGAGGCGGTCGAGGAAGGCGCGGGCACGCTGCTCGTCGACCTCCTCGTAGTCCTCGTGCCAGTGCGCGGTCATGCCGTACGCGGCGGTCAGCACGGTCTCGAGGACGGTCTGGCGCTTGGGGAGCTTGTCGGCCATGGCGATGCCGGCCACGCCGATGCGGGGGCGCAGCTCGAAGACGTCGGTGCCGGGTGTGCCGAGGGTCTCACCGAGGATGGTGGCGGTGCCCTTGCTGGGGTAGAGGTAGCTGGAGGCGACGTTCAGGAGGGTGGTCTTGCCGGCGCCGTTGGGGCCGAGGATGACCCAGCGCTCGCCCTCCTTCACCGACCAGGAGACCTGGTCCACCAGAGCCCGGCCCTCACGGACCACGGATACGTCCTGAAGCTCCAGAACATCGCTCATGAGCGCGTTGTCTCCCCTTGCAGTGTGGCCGGTCTCGGCTGTCGCGTACGCCTGTGGCTCGGTCCGCCGCGCCAGTGGGCGCAGCCCCTACGAAATCTACGCCACCGGTGGCGCGGTTCATTCCATCGGTCCGGTCCTTAGGGTGGGGGCATGCTCTCGGAACCGCGTTCAGGACGCCTCGCCGCTTGGGGAAATGCCCTATTGACCGGACTTGTCTCGCCGGATGACGCCGTACTCGCCATCGTCGGCGAGGACGCGGTGCACCGGGTGGAGGGGCTGCCGGGTGAGTCGGCGCCGGTCGGGCTCACGCTCGCGCTGGGGCGGCTGCGGACGCTCGGGGTGACCGGGCTGCGGGTGGCGCTGCCCGCGCCGGGGCATCCGCTGGGGCTGAGCGGGCCGCCGGAGTTCAACGCGCGGGCGCTGGAGGCCGAGGAGGCGGTGATCTGCCACGGCGCCGCGTTCGGGCTGGTGCCCGAGCTGTACGAGACCGGGCCCGCCGGTGATGTGCATGCCGAGGTGGTCTGGCACTGTCTGCCGGTGCGGGAGGCGCCGCCCGCGGATGTGCCGTCGTTGGGTGAGGCCGAGCGGGAGCTGGCGGAGGCCCTCAGGGACGCGACGGCGATGCTCTCGCGGCTGGACGTGGCGGGGTCGGG
Encoded proteins:
- a CDS encoding NfeD family protein, which codes for MNDIDAWVWWLIGAAALGIPLVITAMPEFGMFAVGAVAAAAVAGLGFDVVVQVLTFVVVSVALIAVVRPIAARHSAQRPQLATGVDALKGKQAVVLERVDGSGGRIKLAGEIWSARSLDTDRAYEVGQEVDVVDIEGATAIVI
- a CDS encoding ABC transporter ATP-binding protein; translation: MSDVLELQDVSVVREGRALVDQVSWSVKEGERWVILGPNGAGKTTLLNVASSYLYPSKGTATILGETLGTPGTDVFELRPRIGVAGIAMADKLPKRQTVLETVLTAAYGMTAHWHEDYEEVDEQRARAFLDRLGMTDYLERKFGTLSEGERKRTLIARALMTDPELLLLDEPAAGLDLGGREDLVRRLGRLARDPIAPSMIMVTHHVEEIAPGFTHVLMLRQGKVLAAGPLELELTSRNLSLCFGLPLVVEQVGDRWTAQGLPLS